ATGTGATGAGGGGCGAGATGAGTTTGGTTGGCCCAAGACCGGAGCGGCCGGTGTTTGTGCAGGAACTCAGAAACACCATACCTTATTACGATCTGAGGCATACCGTTCGTCCAGGAATCACAGGGTGGGCACAAACCCGTTTTCGGTATGGTGCATCGAAGGAAGACTCGCACGTCAAGCTTCAATATGACCTCTTCTATGTGAAGAATTTGTCATTGGCGTTGGATTTGCGAATTGTTATTCATACAGTGAAAGTAATGTTGATGGGTGAGGGGGCACGGTAGGGGGCGCAAATGCCTGATGCAATTCCTGGACATTGTTTGTCATTTGACGTCGAGGAACATTTTCAGGTCTCGGCATTTGAAACCCCAATGCGAAGAAGGCACTGGGGGCAATTTGAGAGTCGCGTCGAAGGCAATACCGAGAGACTGCTTGGGTTGCTAGAAAGTCGAGGCGTTCACGCAACCTTCTTTATTCTAGGATGGGTAGCAGAGCGGTATCCTTCGTTAGTTCGCCGTATCGCATCCAGTGGGCACGAAGTGGCTTCACATGGGTATGCCCATGAACTCATAACAAGCCAAACTCCTGGTATTTTTCGCGAGGATGTTCGTAAGGCCAAGGGCATCTTAGAGAACATTCTTTCTCAGCCTATACTTGGCTATCGCGCACCAAGCTTTTCCATCACCAAAGAGACGATGTGGGCGACTCAGATCCTGGTTGAAGAGGGCTATGTTTACGATTCCAGTATTTTTCCGGTACTCCACGATCGCTATGGCGTGCCCTCTGCAAACCCGGAGGCACATCAACTGTTGACCGCATCAGGTCTCCTGTGGGAGGTACCTCCCTCAACGGTTAAGTGCTTGGGGGTGCGGCTACCCGTTGCTGGTGGTGGGTATTTTCGGTTGTATCCGTATGCGCTGTTGCGTGCGCTCCTTCACAAGTTGGAAGCCGAGGGAGCTTCACTAGTGATGTATATGCATCCGTGGGAATTCGACCCAGATCAGCCAAGAATGGAGGGTTCGGTGGTGTCGCGAATGCGACACTACTTGAATCTTGATAAGACCGAAATCAGAATGCGGAAACTCTTGCAAGATTTCTCTTTTGCTCCAATTCGAGAAGTCTTTCCACAAATTGAACAAATGCACAGTGCGCGGCTGGTTTCTCAGATTTCTGGAGTGTAGGTGCATTGTGAAAGAAGTCCGTCCGGCATTACCCAGTTAGTATCCTTCTCAGGGCAATTTTTGAAATTGACAATACCCAGGCTTCACTGACGTTTTGTTGCTCGCGATTAGATAGTTCCTCCTTATGTCGACAAAACTCAAACTGTGCTGACGTTCAGTAGTCGCATCGTGGGTCGACTTCTTGCCTGTTGGGGCGCATTGCGAGAGTGGTATCAGCAGATCCCGTCTCGAGTCGCTTCTCTCACATGCATAAGCGCGGGTGCTTGTAGTTCAACAGGATGGTTCTCTGCCTCTCGAGAAGCGTATTCGCTTGCCTTCATTGTGTGTGCACTATTCTTCGATCATAAGCAGTGCATTTGATTAGGATAGAAATCATTTCCTGCGGCTGTGCTACTCTTGTGGTGTGGATCCGTCAACATTCGTTGACATATTCCGCTTGGGGGAGACCTATGAAAAGAAGTGGATTCCGGTCATGTGCTCGAGAAGGAGCAGAGAGGTAGTTGCGCCGGAACTTTCGCCTCGGGTGGCGGAATCCAATAGCTAGGTATCACGATGGAATCTACGGTAGAGCAGGAAAGCATGGCCGTGTTGGTAATAGAACCCCGCACAGGTTATATCCAGGTGGGATGGCGTGAATTGTGGGCTTCACGGGAATTATTGTACTTTCTCGCATGGCGTGATCTCAAAACCCGCTATGCTCAGACTGCTATCGGGGCTGGCTGGGCCCTCATGCAGCCTTTGCTCAGCACGCTGATCTTCACCCTGGTATTCAGCCACTTGGCAAAAGTGCCTTCGGATGGACTGCCTTATCCACTCTTTGCATTCGCTGCCATTCTTCCATGGTCCCTGTTTGCGAGAAGCCTGGAGCGCAGCACATTGAGCGTGGTGACCGAAGGCGGCCTGATTAAGAAAGTCTACTTTCCACGGCTAATCATTCCAATCGCTGCCACCTTCATTAATCTCGTTGATTTTACCGTCGGTCTGCTGATCCTTATGGGAATGATGACGTGGTATCAAGTGCTGCCCCAGTGGACGGTGCTGTTTCTACCTCTGTTCGTTGTTGTCGCGCTGCTCACGGCGTTGTCGGTAAGTTTGTGGCTGTCGGCCCTCAATGTGAAATATCGTGATGTGGCTTCGGTCGTCCCATTGATGACGCAGTTGTGGATGTTCGCCTCTCCGGTGCTCTACCCGGCATCTCTGGTACCCGAGTCGCTCCGGTGGTACTACGGTTTAAATCCTATGGCAGGTGTGATCGAGGGATTTCGGTGGGCGCTACTCGGCAAGTCGGCCCCCGACTGGACTATGGTGGCGGTGAGTTTGGTTGTTGTGGGATTCTTGCTGATCGGAGGTGTCATGTTTTTTCGGAGAGTGGAGCGAACCTTCGCTGATCTGATTTAGATGAGCAACATCGCTGTCAGCGTCACCGGGCTCTCCAAGTGCTATCGCCTGGGGACGACGCATGCTCAAGACGGCTCTCTGGCCGGAGCCTTGACGCGTGGGCTCCGCCGTCTCATCAATGGGCAGCCGGCGTCCCCCCAGACCCAAGACACCCTGTGGGCGCTGCGCGACGTGTCGTTTGAGATCAAAAAAGGCGAAGTCTTCGGAGTCATCGGCACCAACGGCTCGGGTAAGAGCACACTCCTTAAGATCCTCTCGCGGGTGACGGAACCCACCCGAGGCCGTGCGCTCATCCACGGCCGCTTTTGTGGCCTCTTGGAAGTGGGCACGGGCTTTCATCCGGAACTGACCGGTCGCGACAACGTCTTCATGAGCGGCGCGATTCTCGGCATGAAGCGACAGGAAATCGCCCGCAAGTTCGACGAGATCGTGGCGTTCGCCGAAGTGGAGCCGTTCATCGACACACCGGTGAAACATTACTCCAGCGGCATGTATGTCCGGTTAGGGTTCTCCGTGCTGGCCCATATGGATCCGGACATTCTGATCGTCGATGAGGTGTTGGCGGTCGGGGACGTCCGGTTTCAAAAGAAGTGCATGGGGAAGATGGAAGATGTGGGGCAGCATGGGCGGACGGTGATCCTCGTCTCCCACGACATGCCGGCCATCACGCGGATGTGTTCTCGCGCGATTCTGCTGAACAAGGGGGAGATCGTGCAGGCAGGGCCGGCGCATGAGGTGGTGAATCACTACCTCCATGCCGGACACATCCAACCGGCAGTGGAATGGCCGGATCCAACCCAGGCTCCGGGCAATGACGTCGCTCGCCTCCGTGCCTTACGGGTCAGATCCGAAGCGGGGCAAGTTACGGATGTCATCGATATTCGAAAGCCTATGCGCGTAGAAATCGAGTATGACATCCTCAAGCCAGGGCAGATGGTTGTTGCGCAATTTGGTTTCAATACCGAAGAAGACGTGATCGCGTTCATCGTCAACGACCGGGACCCAGTATGGTACAGGCGTCCTCGTCCAGTAGGTCGATATATCAGTACCGCCTGGATTCCTGGGAACTTTCTGTCAGAGGGAACAATGGTAGTAGGGGGAGGGATCTTTTCGGAAGATCCTTGGCATGAACATTGTGATGTGCCGCGAGCTGTGGGTTTTCGCGTTGTGGATCCCGGGACCGGTGATACGGCACGGGGTGACGTGACAGGACGGTGGGAGGGGGTTGTAAGGCCCTTGCTTCGATGGACAACAGAGCATCGCTCGCTATAACGAGGGAACCAGTAGGTAGTACTGGTATGGTTGCTCCTCGCTGGGTTGAGAGGATGGCATCATGACAATTGATAGCGTTGTGCTGTTGGTTTTTCTGTGACTGGCTAATACGCAAGCAAATGTGTTCGTAGAAGTAACTCTGTTGGCCTGCGAGCAGGATTTCGGTGTGAATAGGAGATAGTCGTCTGTGTAACGCCGGAGATCGAGATAAGCCTCACGTTTCCTGGCTCGTTGGGCTGTGGGAATGATCCTTGTGTGTGTGAATGATGCAGAGACGATGGGAAGTCTTAACGGGAAAGCTCAGCTGCACCTTCTTGCGAGTAGAATGCCATTTGAGGAGGTCTTTCAGCTTAAAGATGGTATGGTAAAGACTAATGCCTTACCGGTCAAGTATGCCTCGTGCTTGCTGCAGGTAGGCGTATGCTGGGAAGGCGAAGGAAGTGTACTCGACGCTCTGACGTAGGTTTCCATGTCAGTACGGATGGCGACAATGATTGATTGCTGGAGGTAGGGACATGAAAGCGGTGATTTTAGCTGGGGGATTGGGAACTCGATTGTCCGAGGAAACAGTGCTTCGTCCAAAGCCGATGGTTGAAATCGGCGGCAAGCCAATCCTCTGGCATATCATGCAAATTCATGCGGTGTATGGGGTGACCGAGTTTATCATCGCCCTTGGCTACAAAGGGGAAATGATCAAAGAGTACTTCCTGAATTTCTTTGCCATCAACAATGACTTGTCGGTGGATCTTTCAACGGGAAAAACGACAATCCATGATGGAAACCAGCCGAAGTGGACCGTTCATCTGGCCGATACAGGACAGACAACGCAGACGGGTGGACGGGTAAGGCGTTTGAAGAAATGGCTAGAAAACGATGAAACATTCATGTTGACGTACGGAGACGGCGTGGCAGATCTGAACATTAGCAAGTTGCTGGAGTTTCATCGTTCCCATGGAAAAATTGCAACCATGACCTCAGTCCGGTCCCCAGCGAGATTTGGTCGGATTGGGTTTGACGGAGACCGAGTGACTGAGTTTTTTGAGAAGCCTGAGTCTGGGGAAGGGTGGATCAACGGCGGATTTTTTGTCCTCAACACAAAAGCCCTGGACTATATTGATGGTGATCATACGGCGTGGGAGCGTGAGCCTGTCGAACGTCTCGCTCACGCCGGCGAGATGGTAGGGTATAAACACTACGGATTCTGGTCGTGCATGGATACCCTAAAAGAAAAAAGTTACCTGGAGGAGTTGTGGAATTCTGGCAAGGCTCCCTGGAAGTTATGGTGACGAACACTGAATATAGGGATTCTGAAATGCATAAAGTCGCGGACGTTCGGCGGCATCGTGGACCGGCAGAGAGGAGCAAATGTCAATGACGGCTGATACATCTTTGTTCGCACAGGCGCAGGCATGGTTGGATGAAGATTGGGTGCGAATGGAGAAGACGCTGGGCCCTCGGTTGGAGGCGTTTCGCGGGAAGCATATTCTTGTTACGGGGGCAGCGGGATTTCTCGGGTTCGGATTCCTCCATTTTTTTTCGTATCTCAATAGGAACCTCTTAAAGACTGGGCGTCTGTCCATTGTCGCCGCCGACAATTACATTCGGGGTTGTCCACGCTGGCTGACTGAGCTAGTCGCTGCAAGCCCCGACATACAGCTGGTTCGACAAGATATTACCAAGCCCTGGACAGGACCAGCGGGCCATCGGTTCGATTTCATTATTCACGGTGCATCCATAGCCAGCCCGAAAGTGTATCGACAATACCCGTTGGAAACTTTGGATACGAATATCTCCGGTTTGCGGCATATGCTCGAGCTTGCCAAGAGTCATCGGGCTGAAAGTATCCTCTACTTCAGCTCAAGTGAGATTTACGGTGATCCGCCGGCTCATGAAATTCCAACGAACGAAGCCTATCGTGGCAATGTGTCATGTATCGGTCCTCGGGCGTGTTATGACGAATCGAAGCGTTTGGGCGAGACGCTCTGCTATTTGTACCATCAGCAACATGATGTGCGCGCGAAGATCGTCCGACCGTTTAACAACTTTGGCCCTGGATTGCGTCTGGCCGACGGCCGCGTGTTGCCTGATTTTTGTCGCGATATCCTGGCCGATCGCGATATCGTCCTTCGCTCGGATGGGAGTCCGACCCGCACGTTTTGCTATGTCTCGGATGCACTGACCGGATATCTCTTGACCCTATTATCATCGCATCATGCTGAACCGTTCAACATAGGTAGTGATTCTCCCGAAATTTCAATGCGTGAGCTTGGGCGTATGTTGCTGGAGGTGGCCGGTAGTAAGCGGAAAGTTATCCATACGCCGAGTGAGGAAGTCGACTATCTGACGGATAATCCTAACCGCCGTTGCCCGAATCTTGAGAAGTCTCGATCGCTTCTCGGCTATACCCCGCTGGTCGATCTCCGGTTTGGACTGAGCAGAATGCTACAGTGGTACAAGAAGTTCGTTGGCTTGGAAGAGCTGGCGAAAGATGAACGTGTCGGCTAACCATTAGGGTGACCATGAAGATATCAGTGATGGGGACAGGATACGTGGGGCTTGTATCAGGGACCTGCTTGGCAGAGCGCGGGCATCAGGTGACCTGTATCGATATCAGGCCTGAGGTGGTACAGGAAATTAACGCCGGACGTCCACCGATTCATGAAATAGGATTAGATAATTTACTCCGTTCGGCGCGCGACAAGGGAACGCTGTCTGCCACCACGGATGCCAAGACCGCCATTCTTGGTTCTGATGTAACGCTAATCTGTGTTGGTACGCCCACGGTGGATGGTCGGATGGACATGTCGCAAATTGTGGCTGCCGCAAAGGAAATCGGGTCAGCTCTAGCGAGTAAACGTGGATACCATGTTGTGGCAGTGAAGAGTACGGTATTGCCTGGAACCACGGAGGGACCGGTGAAGGCTGCTATTGAGTCTCACTCGGGTAGGAAAGTGGGCGACGGCTGGGGGTTGTGCATGAATCCGGAGTTTTTGAGGGAAGGTCGTGCCGTCGAGGACTTTCGTGTTCCGGACCGCATTGTGGTCGGTGCCACAGACTCCATGACCGCAGAGGTGTTTCTAAACGTCTATGCCGATTTCACCTGTCCTAAATTGGTGACAACCCCGCGCACGGCTGAGATGATTAAGTATGTATCAAATTCCCTGCTTGCCACGATGATTTCATTCTCGAATGAAATCGGCAATATGTGTTCCGCAGTACCCGGTGTCGACGCACGTTTGGTGTGGAAGGGGGTTCATCTTGATAGGCGGCTCACGCCAATCAATGGACCGGTAGGTGGGGCGGCAGGAGTAACGGAGTATCTTTGGCATGGTTTGGGGTTTGGCGGCAGTTGTTTTCCGAAAGATGTGGCGGCGCTTCGAAGCTTTGGGCGTACGGTGGGCGAACAGACTCGGATGTTGGACGCCGTGTTGGACATTAATGCCGACCAGCCTCTCCGAATGGTTGCCCTGCTGGAAAAAGAGTTGAGCCTAGCAGGCAAGACTGTGGCCGTGCTGGGCCTCGCATTTAAACCTGGAACGGATGATTTGCGGGAATCACCGGCTTTGCCCTTGGTGGCTGAGCTTCGGAAGAAAGGCGCGAAGGTGCTCGTCCATGACCCCATTGCCATGCCCCATGCGAAGAAGCGGCCGGAATTCCGGGATGTCGTGTTTGCTGAAGATTGGGCTGAAGCGTTGAGGAAGAGCGACGCCTGTTGTCTCGTGACGGCGTGGCCAGAGTATCGAAGTATTCAGCCGACTAATTTTCAAAAATTGATGACCCGTGCTCTTGTGATTGATGGTCGTGGCGTATTCGAGCCTGCAGCAATGGCCGCGGCAGGGGTCGTGTGGCGCGGCGTTGGATACACGCCAGAATCTACCTAGAGAAAGACTCCCTTGAGTGACTGCGCGCCCGTATCGTTATCGTTCTAGCCAAAGGAGAACAGGTCATGCTTCGTGACGGATGTCGATTTTGTGGGACGCTTCTGCAGCACGTCTTTCTTGATCTGGGCATGTCTCCGTTGGCCAATTCATATTTAAAGGCCCATCAACTAAACCAGATGGAGCCGTTCTATCCGTTACGGGCATTTGTGTGTGAGCGGTGTCTGTTAGTCCAACTAGAAGAATTTGAGAGCCCTGACCACATCTTCTCCGATTACGCATATTTCTCTTCGTTCTCCGACGTGTTTCTCCAACATGCCAAAGATTATGTCGATATGGCCGTGGAACGATTCTCGCTGAGCGCCAAAAGTTATGTCGTGGAGATCGCGAGCAATGACGGCTATCTACTGCAAAATTTTGTGGCACGAGGCATTCGCGTGCTGGGGATCGAACCGGCCAAGAATGTGGCTGAAGTGGCCGTCAAGAAGGGTGTTCCGTCCTGCGTGAAGTTTTTCGGGACCCAGACGGCACGAGAGTTAGTAGCGGAGGAAAGGCGTCCTGACTTGATCATCGGCAATAATGTCTTGGCGCACGTGCCGGACCTGAATGATTTCGTCGGAGGGCTCAAAATCCTCTTGGCACCTGAGGGGATTATCACGATTGAGTTTCCTCATCTGATGCATCTCATGGGCCTGAATCAGTTCGATACGATTTATCATGAGCATTTTTCCTACTTTTCACTGACTACCGTGAACCAGGTCTTCGCGAAACATGGCCTGACCATTTTCGATGTCGATGAAATATCGACGCATGGTGGTTCGTTGAGAATCTACGCTCGTCATGATGAGCATCATTCAAAGCCGGTGACCGAGCGGTTGATGGCCCTGAAGAAGAAGGAAGAAATACAGGGATTCGCGACACTCGCTCACTATCTTTCTTTTTCTGAGAAAGCCCGGGAGACGAAACGAGCGCTTTTGGAGTTCCTGATTCGGGCAAAACGTGAAGGGAAATCAGTAGTCGCATATGGTGCCGCGGCGAAGGCCAGTACGCTGCTCAATTATTGCGGGGTACGCCAGGACTTTGTTGACTATCTCGTGGATAGAAGCACGTACAAGCAAGGACACTGGCTACCCGGGGTGCATATTCCCATTCATGACCCCGAACGCATCAAGGAAACGAAGCCCGACTATGTGTTGATTCTTGCCTGGAATCTCAAAGAAGAAATCATGAAGCAAATGAGCTACGTCAGAAATTGGGGTGGGCAGTTTGTTGTGCCGATTCCGGAAGTTCGAATATGCCCCTGATCGATGTGTAGAGAGAAGCTGTTTTGCCGAATGAATCTTGGTGGGTGAGGATATTGAGGGGCCTGGTGACGTGAAGAGTTTTGATGCAAGCAGAGTTTTGCCGGACGGTTGCGGCGAGGAGATGTATCGATTTATCTCTGAACTCTATCCGATCTGTCGAAGTATTACAGGACAGGGTATCCGGGACACGTTCGGGCGCATTCAACAGCATATCCCGTTGAGCATAACTGCCGTGCCAAGCGGAACGCAGGTGTTTGATTGGACGGTCCCGCTCGAGTGGAATATTCGGGATGCATACGTGGCTGATCGTCAGGGGGTGCGAGTTATTGATTTTAAGCAATCCAACTTGCATGTGGTGAGTTATAGCATCCCGACCGCAGCGCGTATGCCGCTACGCGAGCTCAAAGCGCACCTCTTCACGCTGCCGGATCATCCGGATTGGATCCCCTATAGAACGTCCTATTACAAAGAGTCCTGGGGATTTTGTCTGAGCCATCGTAAATATCTGGACCTTCGTGATGAAGACTATGACGTCGTGATTGACTCGTCCTTGAAGCCGGGACACCTCACCTATGGCGAATACTATTTGCCCGGGGACACTACAGAAGAGGTGCTCATTTCATGTCATGCCTGCCATCCATCACTGTGTAATGACAACCTATCAGGAATTGCGGTAGCGACGTTCCTGGCTAAATCGTTACAGACTGGCTCACGTCGATACTCATATCGTTTCCTCTTCCTTCCGGTTACTATCGGGGCGATCACCTGGCTAGCCCTCAACCAGCAGAAGGTGTCCAACATCAAGCATGGCTTTGTCCTGACCGGCGTGGGTGATGAGGGGGGCTTCACCTACAAGAAAAGTCGAGATGGCAATGCCGACATTGATGCGGCATTTGCCCATGTCTTACGACACTCGGGAGAGTCGTTTGCGGTCACTGAATTTATCCCATATGGATACGATGAGCGCCAGTATGGTTCACCGGGATTTAACCTTCCCGTCGGATGTTTCATGCGTCGGGCGAATGGAGGGTATCCGGAGTATCACACGTCTGCCGACAATCTTGATTTTGTCAAACCGACATCACTGTCGCGATCCCTCCAAGTGGTCCAGTCAGTCGTAGAGGTGTTGGAGTCAAATAGGGGGTACGTCAACACGTCCCCCCATGGCGAACCACAGCTAGGCAAACGTGGTCTCTATCGCACAATCGGAGGAAACGTCACGGGGCAGAGCGCGGAAATGGCTCTTCTCTGGGTCTTGAACCTGTCTGACGGGGCGCACACCTTATTGCAAATAGCTGAGCGAGCGGGGTTGCCCTTTTCAACCATCAAGCTAGCCGCTGATGCGTTGGAAGGTCAGGGATTGCTACGTCCTGCTGGTTAGGGTGCCGAGAGCGTGCGCAGATGGGAATCAGAACTCTCAGTGATGCTAGCCGCAATGCGATGGTTCTTGGAGGGTCTGGGTGTTTGTGAGTGAGCGCCGTGTCGCGGTCCAGTTGCGAACGCGCATCATCAAGCGCGTAACGCCAAAGGAGGTACCGAATGAATAACACAATTTACTATGATGCCCAATTGACTGATGACGAGAGAAGGAAACTGATTTTTGAAGGGCAGCTGGTAGCGTATTCACCTCGAGAGCATTCCCTAGCGTTAGTGGCCCATGCACGCAAGTTGATCGAAGAGGCTTTTGCCCCGCTCGATCCTGAGACCGCGCAATATCACTTGCCGGTTGAGCAATACGCC
This is a stretch of genomic DNA from Nitrospira sp.. It encodes these proteins:
- the rfbF gene encoding glucose-1-phosphate cytidylyltransferase; translated protein: MKAVILAGGLGTRLSEETVLRPKPMVEIGGKPILWHIMQIHAVYGVTEFIIALGYKGEMIKEYFLNFFAINNDLSVDLSTGKTTIHDGNQPKWTVHLADTGQTTQTGGRVRRLKKWLENDETFMLTYGDGVADLNISKLLEFHRSHGKIATMTSVRSPARFGRIGFDGDRVTEFFEKPESGEGWINGGFFVLNTKALDYIDGDHTAWEREPVERLAHAGEMVGYKHYGFWSCMDTLKEKSYLEELWNSGKAPWKLW
- a CDS encoding DUF3473 domain-containing protein — protein: MPDAIPGHCLSFDVEEHFQVSAFETPMRRRHWGQFESRVEGNTERLLGLLESRGVHATFFILGWVAERYPSLVRRIASSGHEVASHGYAHELITSQTPGIFREDVRKAKGILENILSQPILGYRAPSFSITKETMWATQILVEEGYVYDSSIFPVLHDRYGVPSANPEAHQLLTASGLLWEVPPSTVKCLGVRLPVAGGGYFRLYPYALLRALLHKLEAEGASLVMYMHPWEFDPDQPRMEGSVVSRMRHYLNLDKTEIRMRKLLQDFSFAPIREVFPQIEQMHSARLVSQISGV
- a CDS encoding class I SAM-dependent methyltransferase, whose product is MLRDGCRFCGTLLQHVFLDLGMSPLANSYLKAHQLNQMEPFYPLRAFVCERCLLVQLEEFESPDHIFSDYAYFSSFSDVFLQHAKDYVDMAVERFSLSAKSYVVEIASNDGYLLQNFVARGIRVLGIEPAKNVAEVAVKKGVPSCVKFFGTQTARELVAEERRPDLIIGNNVLAHVPDLNDFVGGLKILLAPEGIITIEFPHLMHLMGLNQFDTIYHEHFSYFSLTTVNQVFAKHGLTIFDVDEISTHGGSLRIYARHDEHHSKPVTERLMALKKKEEIQGFATLAHYLSFSEKARETKRALLEFLIRAKREGKSVVAYGAAAKASTLLNYCGVRQDFVDYLVDRSTYKQGHWLPGVHIPIHDPERIKETKPDYVLILAWNLKEEIMKQMSYVRNWGGQFVVPIPEVRICP
- a CDS encoding DUF4910 domain-containing protein, with product MYRFISELYPICRSITGQGIRDTFGRIQQHIPLSITAVPSGTQVFDWTVPLEWNIRDAYVADRQGVRVIDFKQSNLHVVSYSIPTAARMPLRELKAHLFTLPDHPDWIPYRTSYYKESWGFCLSHRKYLDLRDEDYDVVIDSSLKPGHLTYGEYYLPGDTTEEVLISCHACHPSLCNDNLSGIAVATFLAKSLQTGSRRYSYRFLFLPVTIGAITWLALNQQKVSNIKHGFVLTGVGDEGGFTYKKSRDGNADIDAAFAHVLRHSGESFAVTEFIPYGYDERQYGSPGFNLPVGCFMRRANGGYPEYHTSADNLDFVKPTSLSRSLQVVQSVVEVLESNRGYVNTSPHGEPQLGKRGLYRTIGGNVTGQSAEMALLWVLNLSDGAHTLLQIAERAGLPFSTIKLAADALEGQGLLRPAG
- a CDS encoding NAD-dependent epimerase/dehydratase family protein, which translates into the protein MTADTSLFAQAQAWLDEDWVRMEKTLGPRLEAFRGKHILVTGAAGFLGFGFLHFFSYLNRNLLKTGRLSIVAADNYIRGCPRWLTELVAASPDIQLVRQDITKPWTGPAGHRFDFIIHGASIASPKVYRQYPLETLDTNISGLRHMLELAKSHRAESILYFSSSEIYGDPPAHEIPTNEAYRGNVSCIGPRACYDESKRLGETLCYLYHQQHDVRAKIVRPFNNFGPGLRLADGRVLPDFCRDILADRDIVLRSDGSPTRTFCYVSDALTGYLLTLLSSHHAEPFNIGSDSPEISMRELGRMLLEVAGSKRKVIHTPSEEVDYLTDNPNRRCPNLEKSRSLLGYTPLVDLRFGLSRMLQWYKKFVGLEELAKDERVG
- a CDS encoding UDP-glucose/GDP-mannose dehydrogenase family protein; this translates as MKISVMGTGYVGLVSGTCLAERGHQVTCIDIRPEVVQEINAGRPPIHEIGLDNLLRSARDKGTLSATTDAKTAILGSDVTLICVGTPTVDGRMDMSQIVAAAKEIGSALASKRGYHVVAVKSTVLPGTTEGPVKAAIESHSGRKVGDGWGLCMNPEFLREGRAVEDFRVPDRIVVGATDSMTAEVFLNVYADFTCPKLVTTPRTAEMIKYVSNSLLATMISFSNEIGNMCSAVPGVDARLVWKGVHLDRRLTPINGPVGGAAGVTEYLWHGLGFGGSCFPKDVAALRSFGRTVGEQTRMLDAVLDINADQPLRMVALLEKELSLAGKTVAVLGLAFKPGTDDLRESPALPLVAELRKKGAKVLVHDPIAMPHAKKRPEFRDVVFAEDWAEALRKSDACCLVTAWPEYRSIQPTNFQKLMTRALVIDGRGVFEPAAMAAAGVVWRGVGYTPEST
- a CDS encoding ABC transporter ATP-binding protein; translated protein: MSNIAVSVTGLSKCYRLGTTHAQDGSLAGALTRGLRRLINGQPASPQTQDTLWALRDVSFEIKKGEVFGVIGTNGSGKSTLLKILSRVTEPTRGRALIHGRFCGLLEVGTGFHPELTGRDNVFMSGAILGMKRQEIARKFDEIVAFAEVEPFIDTPVKHYSSGMYVRLGFSVLAHMDPDILIVDEVLAVGDVRFQKKCMGKMEDVGQHGRTVILVSHDMPAITRMCSRAILLNKGEIVQAGPAHEVVNHYLHAGHIQPAVEWPDPTQAPGNDVARLRALRVRSEAGQVTDVIDIRKPMRVEIEYDILKPGQMVVAQFGFNTEEDVIAFIVNDRDPVWYRRPRPVGRYISTAWIPGNFLSEGTMVVGGGIFSEDPWHEHCDVPRAVGFRVVDPGTGDTARGDVTGRWEGVVRPLLRWTTEHRSL
- a CDS encoding ABC transporter permease translates to MESTVEQESMAVLVIEPRTGYIQVGWRELWASRELLYFLAWRDLKTRYAQTAIGAGWALMQPLLSTLIFTLVFSHLAKVPSDGLPYPLFAFAAILPWSLFARSLERSTLSVVTEGGLIKKVYFPRLIIPIAATFINLVDFTVGLLILMGMMTWYQVLPQWTVLFLPLFVVVALLTALSVSLWLSALNVKYRDVASVVPLMTQLWMFASPVLYPASLVPESLRWYYGLNPMAGVIEGFRWALLGKSAPDWTMVAVSLVVVGFLLIGGVMFFRRVERTFADLI